Proteins from one Bradyrhizobium manausense genomic window:
- a CDS encoding CBASS cGAMP-activated phospholipase — MAFQILALSGGGFRGLFTSSILARLEEQAGCPLHQCFDLIAGTSAGGIIALGLAMGKKAETIRDMFLKHGEEIFPRGEVPTSWAARKLAWLFEWSHPKYDGTVLRTKIEGVLGADAKLGDAKTRVLIPTVNMTKGSVQMFKTAHNPKFMTDHKLNAVDIAMATSAAPLYFPMAEIGNSHFVDGGVVANAPDLCALHEAIQFLDQKIEDVSILSIGTTTSKFSLPTSAGREFGQRDWLKNNRLPSTIISSQQQLVDFMLKHQLGGRYLRFDEEPSAEQTSDLGMDLATESRRKTLLGMADGCYQRLCNDSRVIEMLAHRPAPPTFYRT; from the coding sequence TTGGCATTCCAGATACTTGCACTAAGCGGCGGCGGCTTCAGGGGGCTGTTTACAAGTTCGATCCTGGCGAGGTTGGAAGAGCAGGCCGGGTGCCCGCTGCACCAATGCTTCGACCTCATCGCCGGCACGTCAGCCGGCGGAATCATCGCCTTGGGCTTGGCGATGGGAAAGAAGGCCGAGACCATCCGGGACATGTTCCTCAAGCACGGCGAGGAGATATTCCCCCGGGGCGAAGTCCCGACGTCCTGGGCCGCCCGGAAACTCGCCTGGTTGTTTGAATGGAGCCATCCCAAGTACGACGGAACGGTGCTTAGAACCAAGATCGAGGGCGTGCTGGGCGCCGACGCCAAGCTCGGCGACGCCAAGACGCGCGTGCTTATCCCGACGGTCAATATGACGAAGGGAAGCGTCCAGATGTTCAAGACTGCGCACAATCCCAAGTTCATGACGGACCACAAACTGAACGCCGTGGACATCGCCATGGCTACGTCGGCGGCACCGCTGTACTTTCCGATGGCCGAAATCGGGAACAGTCACTTCGTCGATGGCGGCGTGGTCGCCAACGCCCCCGACCTTTGCGCGCTGCACGAGGCCATCCAGTTTCTCGACCAGAAGATTGAGGACGTCTCGATACTGAGCATCGGTACGACCACCAGCAAGTTCTCGCTGCCGACATCGGCCGGGCGGGAGTTCGGGCAGAGGGATTGGCTGAAGAACAATCGACTGCCGTCGACGATCATCTCTTCGCAGCAGCAGCTGGTAGACTTCATGCTCAAGCACCAACTGGGCGGTCGCTATCTCAGATTCGACGAAGAGCCGTCCGCCGAGCAGACGTCCGACCTCGGGATGGACCTTGCGACTGAAAGCCGCCGCAAGACCCTGCTAGGTATGGCGGACGGCTGTTACCAAAGGCTCTGCAACGACAGCCGCGTCATCGAAATGTTGGCGCATCGGCCCGCACCCCCTACGTTCTATCGAACATGA
- a CDS encoding ATP-binding protein has translation MKNTDIEAGIDRLARFDEIIIEHPRLAKIREKVAWLLGNTGSVVAANEVRRAASRNRPFKKRELWVLPIVGPSGAMKSTSIGKVVDEINADERYPEGDIPVLFVTMRGVKNARAFLSLVIEHYGDAAKEVLPGSGPINAQVVSRGIYHLAREKHTLLLVIDEAHEMLRHDGGKTGHSMAMLIKTLVNEGIFSVILVGTHEMLRLFRSKELKSRTVADEDATLRPFDIKKEADRKYFFRFLQRIEDEMVQRGVVAEPLGWVSSLEDRAKIYDMSEGVPGIACRVLRMALERALRKGRTSVAWEDFESAFRAFNATEEHPLFDPFAKGPHKETLGRLKIEAEAKKKPPGQGREAA, from the coding sequence ATGAAGAACACCGACATCGAGGCCGGCATCGACCGGCTGGCGCGCTTCGACGAAATCATCATCGAACACCCGCGGCTCGCCAAAATCCGGGAGAAGGTTGCGTGGCTGCTGGGAAACACCGGCAGCGTCGTCGCGGCCAACGAGGTCCGCCGCGCGGCTTCCAGAAACCGGCCGTTCAAGAAGCGTGAACTCTGGGTCCTGCCCATCGTCGGCCCTAGCGGCGCGATGAAGAGCACGTCGATCGGCAAGGTCGTCGACGAGATCAACGCCGACGAGCGCTACCCGGAAGGCGACATCCCCGTGCTCTTCGTGACCATGCGCGGGGTCAAGAACGCGCGTGCGTTCCTCTCGCTCGTCATCGAGCACTACGGAGATGCCGCCAAGGAAGTCCTGCCGGGCTCCGGCCCCATCAACGCGCAGGTCGTCTCGCGCGGCATCTATCACCTCGCCCGGGAGAAGCACACGCTCCTGCTGGTCATCGACGAGGCGCACGAGATGCTCCGGCACGACGGCGGCAAGACCGGCCACTCCATGGCGATGCTGATCAAAACGCTGGTGAACGAAGGCATCTTTTCTGTGATCCTCGTCGGCACCCACGAGATGCTCCGACTCTTCCGCTCGAAGGAGCTCAAGTCGCGCACCGTCGCCGACGAGGACGCGACCTTGCGCCCGTTCGACATCAAGAAGGAGGCTGATCGCAAGTATTTCTTCCGCTTCCTGCAGCGCATCGAGGACGAAATGGTGCAGAGAGGCGTCGTCGCCGAGCCGCTCGGCTGGGTCTCCAGCCTGGAGGACCGCGCCAAGATCTACGACATGAGCGAAGGCGTGCCGGGCATCGCCTGCCGGGTGCTGCGCATGGCGCTCGAACGCGCTCTGCGCAAAGGCCGCACGTCGGTTGCCTGGGAGGACTTCGAGAGCGCGTTCCGCGCCTTCAACGCCACCGAAGAGCACCCCCTGTTCGACCCCTTCGCCAAAGGCCCGCACAAGGAGACCTTGGGTCGCCTCAAGATCGAGGCCGAAGCCAAGAAGAAGCCGCCCGGACAGGGCCGAGAGGCCGCATGA
- a CDS encoding ThiF family adenylyltransferase — protein sequence MPDRRDYAIKRIHDAFRQRGFRRDFSRRGLHYEGLLDETDLRVPAVVSVGDLDFIHPPVIRLTDPEAGSKGQVPHVLRSDGTFCYLDRKSVVLDRYRPAETIIQCLDRADEVLRDAVRGRLVDDLAEEFGAYWADGEVLVDLPSTFEGDAKIYVLRLDANPEHKTILVAREKSRFASLHRRNTGRDPDAGILCPVIVVPPVSFDPQLPWPPKDLAELNEWLRKMAPNALGSIEAAFARTKDLHMQWVCLSAPNGRFFVSAEIAKPYQTPEILKNRRASISRTLRLVPTAVVISGYVGIPVDECYVFSRNLVHMKNLAGRRILLIGCGTVGGFLAQHLAQSGAGAEGGKLMLADNDELKGANLGRHLLGAPYLGWNKAEACADFLRQQLPHLEIGSSSNSIMKQIDILGRYDLCIDATGEEAVSIALNDHAVRKRPGFPPMLHIWLEGNGAAAVGFMSHDPELACFKCLKVELAGEKRFRLLRDGVVVETGRNLACGDAHFIPFPVSRAASAAGLACDMVLDWANGDQRHCWRSVTLDHRRANEIKDGNPKRILHCPACGSAAA from the coding sequence GTGCCTGATCGCCGCGACTACGCGATCAAACGCATTCACGACGCTTTCCGCCAGCGTGGTTTTCGTCGCGATTTCTCGCGTCGCGGGCTTCACTACGAGGGCCTCCTTGACGAGACCGACCTCAGGGTCCCGGCGGTCGTATCCGTGGGAGATCTCGATTTCATTCATCCGCCCGTCATCCGCCTGACCGACCCCGAAGCGGGATCGAAAGGGCAGGTGCCGCACGTGCTCAGATCGGATGGCACCTTTTGCTACCTCGACAGGAAGAGCGTGGTGCTCGACCGCTACCGCCCCGCCGAGACCATCATCCAATGCCTCGATCGGGCCGACGAGGTGCTGCGGGACGCGGTGAGGGGCCGCTTGGTCGACGACTTGGCCGAAGAGTTCGGCGCATACTGGGCCGACGGCGAAGTGCTGGTCGATCTGCCGTCGACTTTCGAAGGCGACGCGAAGATCTACGTTCTCAGATTGGACGCCAATCCGGAACACAAGACAATCCTCGTCGCGCGCGAAAAGTCGCGTTTCGCTTCGCTTCATAGGCGCAACACCGGCCGCGACCCCGACGCCGGCATACTCTGCCCCGTGATCGTCGTGCCGCCGGTCTCTTTCGACCCGCAGCTGCCATGGCCGCCCAAAGATCTCGCGGAGCTCAACGAATGGCTGAGAAAGATGGCGCCCAACGCGCTGGGATCCATCGAAGCGGCGTTCGCCAGAACGAAGGATCTGCACATGCAATGGGTCTGCCTTTCTGCGCCGAACGGCAGGTTCTTCGTTTCGGCCGAGATCGCGAAGCCATACCAGACCCCCGAGATCCTCAAGAACCGCCGCGCCAGCATCTCGCGGACGCTTCGGCTGGTCCCGACGGCGGTCGTCATTTCGGGCTACGTCGGCATACCGGTCGATGAATGTTACGTTTTCTCGAGGAATCTTGTTCACATGAAGAACCTGGCGGGACGACGCATTTTGCTGATCGGATGCGGGACAGTCGGCGGATTTCTCGCCCAGCACCTTGCCCAGAGCGGTGCCGGCGCCGAGGGAGGAAAGCTGATGTTGGCGGACAACGACGAGCTAAAGGGTGCAAATCTGGGTCGTCATCTCCTGGGAGCACCCTACCTCGGGTGGAACAAGGCCGAAGCCTGCGCCGACTTTCTCCGGCAGCAGCTTCCTCATCTCGAGATCGGAAGCAGTTCAAACTCGATCATGAAGCAGATCGACATCCTCGGGCGGTACGATCTCTGCATCGACGCCACCGGCGAGGAAGCGGTGTCGATCGCGCTCAACGACCATGCGGTCAGGAAGCGACCGGGCTTCCCGCCCATGCTGCACATCTGGCTTGAGGGAAACGGCGCTGCCGCCGTCGGCTTCATGTCGCACGATCCGGAATTGGCCTGCTTCAAGTGCCTGAAGGTCGAGCTCGCCGGCGAGAAGAGATTCCGCCTGCTCCGCGATGGCGTCGTGGTCGAGACCGGCCGCAATCTGGCCTGTGGCGATGCGCACTTCATTCCGTTCCCGGTCTCGCGCGCGGCGAGTGCCGCCGGCCTCGCCTGCGACATGGTTCTTGACTGGGCGAACGGCGACCAGCGTCACTGCTGGCGATCGGTCACTCTGGATCACCGTCGGGCGAACGAGATCAAGGACGGCAATCCGAAGCGGATCCTTCATTGTCCCGCCTGCGGTAGCGCTGCTGCATGA
- a CDS encoding Hsp20 family protein, translated as MRTVDFSPLFRSAIGFDRLFDLAEAAQRAGEEGYPPYNIERLDENRFQISVALAGFTPEEVALTVEQNVLTLEGHKSEKDGKTFLHRGISARNFKRQFTLADHVEVKGASFENGLLVIDLQREIPEAMKPRRIAINGTAPSNVTQIESRAA; from the coding sequence ATGCGCACTGTTGATTTTTCGCCCCTGTTCCGGTCGGCCATCGGCTTCGACCGCCTCTTCGACCTCGCCGAAGCCGCCCAGCGCGCGGGTGAGGAAGGCTATCCCCCCTACAACATCGAACGCCTCGACGAGAACCGCTTCCAGATCTCGGTCGCGCTCGCCGGTTTTACGCCGGAGGAGGTCGCGCTGACGGTCGAGCAGAACGTGCTGACGCTCGAAGGCCACAAGAGCGAGAAGGACGGCAAGACCTTCCTGCACCGCGGCATCTCGGCCCGCAACTTCAAGCGGCAGTTCACGCTCGCCGACCACGTCGAGGTCAAGGGCGCCAGCTTCGAGAACGGCCTGCTGGTTATCGACCTGCAGCGGGAGATTCCCGAGGCGATGAAGCCGCGTCGCATCGCGATCAACGGTACCGCGCCGAGCAACGTCACGCAGATCGAATCCAGGGCGGCCTGA
- a CDS encoding cell envelope biogenesis protein TolA, translated as MPRKLKTFQTSLGFYDLAVAAPSMKAALEAWGAGSNLFHQGFAKQTEDPDVVSATMSKPGVVLKRPAGSSGRFAEHSDLPSDLGSAESGAKREKPRSKPAKKDGPRIGEGDARKAAAAFERERKRQEMQRRREEAAREKQRERRETATAKAQAALDAAEREHEDKAASIRSGIEAFEKQAQAEDDRWERERERLRAALRKARE; from the coding sequence ATGCCGCGGAAGCTCAAGACGTTCCAGACCTCGTTGGGCTTCTACGACCTCGCGGTCGCTGCGCCCTCGATGAAGGCGGCTCTGGAAGCTTGGGGTGCCGGCAGCAATCTCTTTCACCAGGGCTTCGCTAAACAGACCGAGGATCCCGACGTGGTCTCGGCGACCATGTCGAAACCGGGCGTGGTGCTCAAGCGTCCGGCCGGGTCGAGCGGGCGTTTTGCGGAGCATTCCGACCTGCCCTCCGATCTCGGCTCGGCCGAAAGTGGCGCCAAACGCGAGAAGCCAAGGTCGAAGCCGGCAAAGAAGGACGGACCGAGGATCGGCGAAGGCGACGCTCGAAAGGCCGCTGCCGCATTCGAGAGGGAGCGGAAGCGTCAAGAGATGCAGCGCCGGCGCGAAGAGGCCGCCCGCGAAAAGCAGCGGGAGCGGCGCGAGACGGCGACGGCGAAAGCGCAGGCTGCCCTTGATGCCGCCGAGCGGGAGCACGAGGACAAGGCGGCTTCCATCAGGTCCGGCATCGAGGCGTTCGAAAAGCAGGCGCAGGCCGAAGACGACCGGTGGGAGAGGGAAAGGGAGCGGCTTAGGGCGGCGCTTCGGAAGGCCCGGGAGTAG
- a CDS encoding Ku protein: protein MAPRANWKGFLRLSLVTCPVALYPATSESEKISFNQLNRTTGHRIKYLKVDADTGDEVPNEDIVKGYELEKGQYIEVSKEELDEIALESTRTIEIDEFVDRTDIDPRYLIRPYYLRPDGKVGHDAFAVIRETIREMDKVAIGRVVLTNREHIIALEARDKGLIGTLLRYPYEVRDPAEYFDDIQDVKVTKDMLDLAKHIVNQKAGNFEPDKFEDHYETALVDLINQKRAGKVIRPKERPKGENVVDLMDALRKSVGGAAARTAASDKPAKKKAKKAAAGQKEMLMPITGKKPAKEASGKKPAAKPQRRSA, encoded by the coding sequence ATGGCCCCCCGAGCGAACTGGAAAGGCTTCCTGCGACTGTCCCTGGTGACCTGTCCGGTCGCGCTCTATCCGGCGACGTCGGAGAGCGAGAAGATCTCGTTCAACCAGCTGAACCGGACGACCGGCCATCGGATCAAGTACCTGAAGGTCGACGCCGACACCGGCGACGAGGTGCCGAACGAGGACATCGTCAAGGGGTACGAGCTCGAGAAGGGCCAGTACATCGAGGTCTCCAAGGAGGAGCTCGACGAGATCGCGCTGGAGTCCACGCGCACCATCGAGATCGACGAGTTCGTCGACAGGACCGACATCGACCCGCGCTACCTGATCCGCCCCTATTACCTACGTCCGGACGGCAAGGTCGGGCACGACGCCTTCGCCGTGATCCGCGAGACCATCCGCGAGATGGACAAGGTCGCGATCGGCCGGGTCGTGCTGACCAACCGCGAGCACATCATCGCCCTCGAAGCGCGCGACAAGGGCCTGATCGGCACGCTGTTGCGGTATCCCTACGAAGTGCGAGACCCAGCCGAGTATTTCGACGACATCCAGGACGTCAAAGTCACGAAGGACATGCTGGACTTGGCCAAACACATCGTGAATCAGAAGGCAGGCAACTTCGAGCCGGACAAATTCGAGGATCACTACGAGACCGCACTGGTGGACCTAATCAACCAGAAGCGGGCCGGCAAGGTCATCCGTCCGAAGGAACGGCCGAAGGGCGAGAACGTCGTCGATCTGATGGACGCGTTGCGCAAGAGCGTGGGCGGCGCGGCGGCCCGGACCGCGGCGTCCGACAAACCTGCCAAGAAGAAAGCAAAAAAGGCGGCGGCCGGGCAAAAGGAAATGCTGATGCCGATTACCGGCAAGAAGCCGGCGAAGGAAGCGTCGGGGAAGAAGCCGGCGGCCAAGCCGCAGCGCAGGTCCGCCTGA
- a CDS encoding CBASS cGAMP synthase — protein sequence MFVVCSILLQRLKLERLTRWLCDWRRCPRLDLPRFDKEIVLANVSKLLHASGDDASFLKNLNISAADRASLMEARETIRNCLRRTFATLTKQELGVTVHPRFFTQGSYAYHTINDPCWTPPQQMDLDDGAYLPMTFVKGEQRPSVAAGAFFKVVDAALEKLAKEEGWKFARKPTCARLVISSNAHVDVPLYAIPDAEFEKLEKQMRTFDGMARDAARADSVDRWEELPSDCVLLAHREKDWISSDPRKIHDWFREAIKIYDQVLRRACRYLKAWRDHHRPHLDDVSSILLMVCAFEAFEEIGRANVPGRDDLALLRIVERLPRLLAGPVYNPSDREERVDARLTDASRRVAIEMAEKLDVELTSIIEKCFDPDDAVERLTALFGDRIPDRVDLVDVSKAARAEVRSHDPRITSAPMVGKSTSA from the coding sequence ATGTTCGTCGTATGTTCTATATTACTCCAGCGACTCAAGCTAGAGCGCTTAACGCGGTGGTTGTGCGACTGGAGGCGTTGTCCCCGTCTAGATCTCCCTCGCTTCGATAAGGAGATCGTCTTGGCAAACGTCTCGAAACTGCTTCACGCGTCCGGCGACGATGCGTCCTTCCTGAAGAATCTGAACATCTCGGCCGCCGATCGCGCCAGCCTCATGGAAGCGCGGGAGACGATCAGGAACTGCTTGCGCCGGACTTTCGCGACGCTGACGAAGCAGGAGCTCGGCGTGACGGTCCATCCGCGGTTCTTCACACAGGGCAGTTACGCCTACCACACGATCAACGATCCGTGCTGGACGCCGCCTCAGCAGATGGATTTGGACGACGGCGCGTACCTTCCGATGACGTTCGTGAAGGGCGAGCAGCGGCCGTCGGTCGCGGCGGGCGCGTTCTTCAAGGTGGTCGACGCGGCGCTGGAGAAGCTGGCTAAAGAGGAAGGCTGGAAATTCGCCAGGAAGCCGACCTGCGCGAGGCTCGTGATCTCGTCCAACGCCCACGTCGACGTACCGCTTTACGCGATTCCGGATGCGGAATTCGAGAAGCTTGAAAAACAGATGCGGACGTTCGACGGAATGGCCCGCGACGCGGCGCGCGCGGACAGCGTCGACCGGTGGGAAGAATTGCCTTCGGACTGCGTGCTGCTCGCCCATCGCGAGAAGGACTGGATCTCGTCGGACCCGCGCAAGATCCACGACTGGTTCCGTGAGGCCATCAAGATCTACGACCAGGTCTTGAGGCGTGCTTGCCGTTATCTGAAGGCGTGGCGCGATCACCATCGCCCGCATCTCGACGATGTGTCGTCGATCCTGCTCATGGTGTGCGCGTTCGAAGCCTTCGAGGAAATCGGTCGTGCCAATGTTCCCGGACGAGACGATCTCGCGCTTTTGCGGATCGTGGAGCGCCTTCCTCGCCTGCTGGCCGGCCCGGTCTATAACCCGAGCGATCGCGAGGAACGCGTCGACGCGAGGCTTACGGACGCAAGCCGCCGTGTCGCCATCGAGATGGCCGAGAAGCTCGATGTCGAGCTCACCTCCATCATCGAAAAATGCTTCGACCCCGATGATGCGGTGGAGAGACTGACCGCTTTGTTCGGCGACCGCATTCCCGATCGGGTCGATCTGGTCGACGTGAGCAAGGCCGCGCGCGCCGAGGTCCGGTCGCATGACCCCAGGATCACTTCCGCGCCCATGGTCGGCAAATCGACCAGTGCCTGA
- a CDS encoding Mov34/MPN/PAD-1 family protein, with protein MIFLVKGRLATLADAVVKEMTRFAIPPESSREAGGILLGHYRGPHVEILRCTTPMPSDRRTRFGFVRQDKGHQDVATKEWQASGGAINFVGEWHTHPERHPTPSWVDRRSWRRQMARPERDPLVFIIVGSAAVYCEFGVDGKLTAMGRVSH; from the coding sequence ATGATCTTTCTGGTGAAAGGCCGGCTCGCGACGCTGGCCGATGCCGTCGTGAAGGAAATGACCCGGTTCGCGATCCCGCCGGAATCGAGCCGCGAGGCGGGCGGCATCCTTCTCGGCCACTATCGCGGGCCGCACGTAGAGATACTGAGGTGCACGACCCCGATGCCAAGCGACCGTCGCACACGCTTCGGATTCGTGCGACAAGACAAGGGACATCAGGATGTCGCGACCAAAGAGTGGCAGGCAAGCGGAGGAGCCATCAATTTCGTCGGAGAGTGGCATACGCATCCGGAGCGGCATCCGACGCCTTCGTGGGTGGACCGCCGATCGTGGCGCAGGCAGATGGCCAGGCCCGAACGAGACCCTTTGGTCTTCATCATCGTCGGCAGCGCGGCGGTTTACTGCGAATTCGGCGTCGACGGAAAGCTGACCGCCATGGGCAGGGTGAGCCATTAG
- a CDS encoding DDE-type integrase/transposase/recombinase yields MSTLDIDPGILIQHDAKGLIRFLRWDKNNVMVFKPLKGGKEISIPEHDFVETHGRRRLRLIEQDGEGNPIQLREFGPGEDWTEEDDPEQAKLTEEGRRALALQFYVQKADEAGSVSLGDKGLQEFINLWRPVAIQKGFEEKEPDPTQTNGGKSPRKTFRVQVARLRHCIKRCGRPGERPLAAFRSNKGKHTKRKLPPQVDQAIDSAVAHYYEKRSHRYQDAYSHLDGLIKALNGKRTANRHFALPAREILRRRIDRAMTFDNMVRKYSRKEAWQKIHGHREHISAKKPLELVIIDSTPLDVYCLDTETLLPLGRPHLTVCIDVYSRMVLGYCITFEPPSLYSVLLCLKRVNKNKRYVSRIYPQITRPWDGWGLPTEILLDLDWSHKAPSFRHSMRNLGTEVHYAPSKTPQYKAICERLFLTIKTKLIEKLPGSSQYNIYVMRQIGLDPSKEALVTLADLDEGMHEFIDVYNYEKHKGIDAVPARVWHDGLVIQRRRWIKDVSALDHVLGRVEKASISGAGITFKNMQWHDESTTTMLLNDLVRYETKRTQPKVPYGQSRANVVIKWNPADASSISVWNRGGEPHPYWVSLPNADPQFLPGLSFWHHERLREFAEERNLKFSTVEQRLDAYNRLRNYCRTLAGEMPMRQSRQARRTLAWSQGQFDDTPINDPVEITLDDIIDVEAEASTAGLNKVEAEGVPDQLAAELLDRANEPPKGRTPSKITTAKAQRTKKRKNAEAEQAEHEAYVKKVRGDPTGDPKSRGTPVPIDDDDDEGWGVAPADPPARDEQIDSNSADDEGW; encoded by the coding sequence ATGTCCACTCTCGACATCGATCCCGGGATTCTGATCCAGCACGACGCCAAGGGCCTCATCCGCTTCCTGCGCTGGGACAAGAACAACGTCATGGTCTTCAAGCCGCTCAAGGGCGGCAAGGAGATTTCGATCCCGGAGCATGATTTCGTCGAGACGCATGGCCGCCGCAGGCTCCGCCTGATCGAGCAGGATGGCGAGGGCAACCCCATCCAGCTACGCGAGTTCGGCCCCGGCGAGGACTGGACCGAAGAGGACGACCCCGAACAGGCGAAGCTCACCGAAGAGGGGCGCCGGGCGCTCGCGCTGCAGTTCTACGTTCAGAAGGCCGACGAGGCCGGAAGCGTCTCCCTGGGTGACAAGGGTCTTCAGGAGTTCATCAATCTCTGGCGCCCCGTCGCAATCCAAAAGGGCTTCGAAGAGAAGGAGCCGGATCCGACCCAGACGAACGGCGGCAAGTCGCCGAGGAAGACCTTCCGCGTCCAGGTCGCCAGGCTGCGCCACTGCATCAAGCGGTGCGGCAGGCCGGGCGAGCGGCCGCTCGCGGCGTTCAGATCGAACAAGGGTAAGCACACGAAGCGGAAGCTGCCTCCCCAGGTGGATCAGGCAATCGACAGCGCCGTCGCCCACTACTACGAAAAGCGCTCCCACCGTTACCAAGACGCCTACTCGCATCTGGATGGCCTGATCAAGGCGCTCAACGGCAAACGCACGGCAAACCGCCACTTCGCCCTGCCGGCCAGGGAGATCCTGCGCCGCCGCATCGACCGCGCAATGACGTTCGACAACATGGTCCGCAAGTACAGCCGGAAGGAGGCTTGGCAGAAGATCCACGGCCATCGCGAGCACATCTCCGCAAAGAAGCCGCTCGAGCTCGTCATCATCGATTCGACGCCGCTCGACGTCTACTGCCTGGACACGGAGACGCTGCTTCCGCTCGGACGCCCGCATCTGACGGTGTGCATCGACGTCTATTCCCGCATGGTGCTGGGATATTGCATCACGTTCGAGCCGCCCTCGCTCTACTCGGTGCTGCTGTGCCTGAAGCGGGTCAACAAGAACAAGCGGTACGTCTCCCGAATTTACCCCCAGATCACGCGTCCGTGGGACGGCTGGGGGCTGCCGACGGAGATTCTGCTCGACCTCGACTGGTCGCACAAGGCGCCGTCCTTCCGGCATTCGATGCGCAATCTGGGCACCGAGGTCCACTATGCGCCTTCGAAAACCCCGCAATACAAGGCGATCTGCGAGCGCCTCTTCCTGACCATCAAGACGAAGCTCATCGAAAAGCTTCCGGGTTCCAGCCAGTACAACATCTACGTCATGCGCCAGATCGGCCTCGATCCGAGCAAGGAGGCCCTCGTCACGCTGGCCGACCTCGACGAGGGCATGCACGAATTCATCGACGTCTACAATTACGAAAAGCACAAGGGCATCGACGCCGTGCCGGCGCGCGTATGGCACGACGGACTCGTCATCCAGCGCCGGCGTTGGATCAAGGACGTCTCCGCTCTCGACCACGTTCTCGGCCGCGTCGAGAAGGCTTCGATCTCTGGCGCCGGCATCACTTTCAAGAACATGCAATGGCACGACGAGAGCACCACGACGATGCTGCTCAACGATCTCGTTCGCTACGAGACCAAGCGCACGCAGCCGAAGGTGCCCTACGGACAGTCGCGGGCGAATGTCGTGATCAAGTGGAATCCGGCCGACGCCAGCTCGATTTCAGTCTGGAATCGCGGCGGCGAGCCACATCCCTACTGGGTTTCCCTGCCGAACGCAGATCCGCAATTCCTGCCGGGACTGTCCTTCTGGCATCATGAGCGGCTGCGAGAGTTCGCCGAGGAGCGCAATCTGAAGTTCAGCACCGTCGAGCAACGCCTCGACGCCTATAATCGCCTGCGCAACTACTGCCGCACGCTCGCCGGCGAGATGCCGATGCGCCAATCCCGGCAGGCCAGGCGCACGCTGGCCTGGTCGCAGGGCCAGTTCGACGACACCCCGATCAACGATCCCGTCGAGATCACCCTCGACGACATCATCGACGTCGAAGCCGAGGCATCCACCGCCGGCCTCAACAAGGTGGAAGCGGAAGGGGTACCCGACCAGCTCGCGGCGGAGCTGCTCGACCGCGCGAACGAGCCGCCGAAGGGCCGCACCCCCAGCAAGATCACGACCGCCAAGGCGCAGCGCACGAAGAAGCGTAAGAACGCCGAGGCGGAGCAGGCCGAACACGAGGCCTACGTCAAGAAAGTCCGCGGTGATCCGACCGGCGATCCGAAATCCCGCGGCACCCCCGTCCCCATCGATGACGACGACGACGAGGGCTGGGGCGTGGCGCCCGCTGATCCCCCGGCGCGCGACGAGCAGATCGACAGCAATTCCGCTGACGATGAAGGCTGGTAA
- a CDS encoding SOS response-associated peptidase, whose translation MCNLYSITTNQAAISALFRVVNRYVGNLPPMPGVFPDYKAPIVRNGAEGRELALARWGMPSSSKALMDATKKRAEKLQAKGKTVDFKELLRMEPDSGTTNIRNVKSKHWTRWLGIENRCVVPFNSFSEFNKAEGGDIWFARDETRPLLCFAGIWANWTSVRKVKEGETTNDLYAFLTTEPNAEVGGVHPKAMPVILTTPEEVETWMTAPADEALKLQRPLPDGALKIVARGVKEDANDEHAAQLRGHHVR comes from the coding sequence ATGTGCAACCTCTACTCGATCACCACCAACCAGGCGGCCATCAGCGCCCTGTTCCGCGTGGTCAACCGGTACGTCGGCAACCTCCCGCCGATGCCCGGCGTGTTTCCGGACTACAAGGCCCCGATCGTCCGGAACGGCGCCGAAGGCCGCGAGCTCGCGCTTGCCCGCTGGGGCATGCCGTCGTCGTCGAAGGCGCTGATGGACGCGACGAAGAAGCGCGCCGAGAAGCTGCAGGCCAAGGGCAAGACCGTCGATTTCAAGGAGCTGCTGCGGATGGAGCCGGACAGCGGCACCACCAACATCCGGAACGTGAAGTCGAAGCATTGGACCCGCTGGCTCGGCATCGAGAACCGCTGCGTGGTCCCGTTCAATTCGTTCAGCGAGTTCAACAAGGCCGAAGGCGGCGACATCTGGTTCGCGCGCGACGAGACCCGCCCCCTCCTCTGCTTCGCCGGCATCTGGGCCAACTGGACGTCGGTCCGGAAGGTCAAGGAAGGCGAGACCACCAACGATCTCTACGCATTCCTGACGACAGAGCCCAACGCCGAGGTCGGCGGCGTCCATCCGAAGGCGATGCCCGTGATCCTGACGACGCCCGAAGAGGTCGAGACCTGGATGACAGCGCCGGCCGACGAGGCACTCAAGCTGCAGCGGCCGCTTCCGGACGGAGCGCTAAAAATCGTTGCTCGCGGCGTCAAGGAGGACGCGAACGACGAACACGCAGCGCAATTACGCGGGCATCATGTTCGATAG